The following DNA comes from Triticum aestivum cultivar Chinese Spring chromosome 3D, IWGSC CS RefSeq v2.1, whole genome shotgun sequence.
catcgaagaccggtttgagaagaaactgagttgctggaagggcaagctaatgtcatatggaggccgattaattctgattaattcggtgctcacgagtatgcctatgtttctcttatcgttctttcaagtcccagttggtgttaggaaaagactggacttttatcgatcgcgtttcttttggcagggtgatgatctaaaaagaaaatacagacttgcaaaatgggatattatctgtagaccgaaagaccaagggggtcttggtattgagaatcttgaagttaagaacagatgccttcttagcaagtggctgtggaagctttcttttgagactgatgccatgtgggcccaaatccttcgcagcaagtacctacagacaaagtccttgtcccaggtcacagtcaggccaactgactcgcctttctggaaaggcctgatgaaagtcaaacaatctctgtttaataggacaaaggttgttattggcaacggcgctagtacacgcttctgggaggatacttggctcggcgagacacccttggccattcaatatccgtctttatatcgcattgttcaacgacgtgaggtgttcgttgctacggtgtttcaatccatcccccttaatattcagttcagacggtcgttagtgggcaatcgttgggaagattggctccgtctagttcggagactaatggatgtccatctttctcaacaacccgatgaattacgctggaaactgactaggtctggagtattcacggttaaatcaatgtatattgatgtaattaattcgagctccattcctacctccaagcatgtttgggctgtcaaagttcctttgaaaataaaagtgtttatgtggtttgtccataaacaggttattttaaccaaggataacttgattaagcgtaattggacaggacctacgtggtgtagcttctgtgatcgggatgagacgatcaaacatctcttttttgattgcccgtttgccagagtactttggcggacggttcacattgcttttaatattactccactgaattctgtcactacgttatttgggacatgactcactgggattgagcctgaattagcgagacatattcgtgttggagtttgcgctttattgtggactatctggacttgcagaaatgatttggtttttaacagaacatcacgtattcactttttgcaggttattttccgagccacggccgtgatccattcatggtcgctactcactccgatggaggccagggagcatttggttactggatctatccgctgggagatggtagctcgggatatcttcaaccggtttggatggcggtcatgtaataggataggcaattagtttacctatctatctttagccagccggttgtggcgttttatcttggctagtctgtgtgtccagcctctttagctctgtgtgagctatctttttattacttttcagtcggagactttggaaccttgttggaaccttttatttcgttaataagatggccgtatgcatcactctgatgcagaggccggggagatcccccttttcgaaaaaagctTCAACTTTTGTTCATTCCAAAGGGTGCTAAGATTCGTTTTAATGCTTATTATTTCAACGTATGTTAAATTGGTCACTTGGTATGGGTTGTGGCTTATGAAAGTTGAAATTCAGTTTATAGCATGGCTTTCATCCGTTTTAAATTGATCGGCGTCATTATTGCTGCAGGTCAGTAAGCACAATGCCACTATCAAACGAAGTCTTACCTGCTGTGCTGGCCCCAAAAGTTACCGCAGCACGTCATCAGGTCCATGAGCTCATTGATTTAATAGCAGAGGTTTCGGCCGAAGTCGGGTTTCGACGCTGTGCTATCGGGGAGCGCAACGCTGGCCAAATCGTGGGTGCTGGGAACTTGATGGCTGAGATTGAGGGGGCCCATCGAGTTCTTGTGCCCACCGTTGCATTTGTTACAGGGCTGTTCATGGTGTACGAGTCTCAGTTTGGAGATATGATGGGGACTGAGCAGGAAGTAGAGATGAAGAACAACCTGGCCCAAGCCAAGCTTGCAGTTCAAGTTCTGAACCGTTCACTTTTTCTATTGGGATCCAATGTTTTGGAATTTGACCTTGTTGTGAGCAACTACTCGCTCTTGGACCCAACAGCACATGCTGATGCAGAAAGTTCACTGTGCAAGGCAGCTAATATGTGCAGGTTAATTCAGACCTTTGCCGGCACTCTGCAGTTCCACCTGAAGGTTTTTGAAGGGATCTACAGTTCTGGTGTGTTGTTTCCTCACCCCCAGTAACCAGGAGAGGTAAATACTTCTATATCTCATAGCTATGTGTTTTTTT
Coding sequences within:
- the LOC123073678 gene encoding uncharacterized protein (The sequence of the model RefSeq protein was modified relative to this genomic sequence to represent the inferred CDS: added 19 bases not found in genome assembly) yields the protein MPLSNEILPAVLAPKVTAARHQVHELIDLIAEVSAEVGFRRCAIGERNAGQIVGAGNLMAEIEGAHRVLVPTVAFVTGLFMVYESQFGDMMGTEQEVEMKNNLAQAKLAVQVLNRSLFLLGSNVLEFDLVVSNYSLLDPTAHADAESSLCKAANMCRLIQTFAGTLQFHLKVFEGIYSSGVLFPHPQ